A single Lactuca sativa cultivar Salinas chromosome 8, Lsat_Salinas_v11, whole genome shotgun sequence DNA region contains:
- the LOC111882777 gene encoding plasmodesmata-located protein 6 isoform X1, producing the protein MLQRALIFSSLIFGLLSVSAKNSIIYVKCSKLCFTTRTPYELNVNSLFKSIVNSASVSNFNQFTISPPGCSASDVVYGLFQCQGDLSNSDCRDCIISSVNQVASTCPRSTSGAIQLDGCFLKYDNTSFFGVEDKMEVTKSCGPPITGYTSVTMNLIDDALAYLIVGNGQYFRAGGSGSVQGVAQCVEDLSLSECEDCILEARGRLRSECETSSWGDMYLGKCYIRYADHGFKPEKGNDNNNYNFNDNNYNYDYNYDGLKERKKSKRVKKLAITIGASVGGASLITGIVAGIIIYKKRGTCFNFKTIMLINIHRYTFYLEHVYCLTIII; encoded by the exons ATGCTACAACGAGctctcattttctcttctctcaTCTTCGGTCTTTTATCCGTTTCCGCCAAAAATTCCATAATATATGTTAAATGCTCTAAGCTTTGCTTCACCACGAGGACACCTTACGAGTTAAATGTCAACTCACTTTTCAAATCGATAGTCAACTCAGCCTCCGTCTCCAACTTCAACCAATTCACAATCTCTCCTCCTGGATGCTCAGCAAGCGATGTTGTTTACGGCCTCTTTCAGTGTCAAGGCGACCTTAGCAACTCAGATTGCAGAGACTGTATAATCAGCTCTGTGAATCAAGTAGCGAGCACATGTCCTCGGTCAACCAGTGGAGCCATACAGTTAGATGGGTGCTTTCTAAAATACGATAATACATCGTTTTTTGGAGTTGAAGACAAGATGGAGGTGACGAAAAGTTGTGGCCCTCCGATAACTGGTTATACTTCGGTTACTATGAACCTTATAGATGATGCCCTCGCATATCTAATTGTTGGCAATGGACAATACTTTCGTGCTGGAGGGTCTGGCAGTGTGCAGGGTGTAGCACAATGCGTAGAAGATTTGAGTCTAAGCGAGTGTGAAGATTGCATCTTGGAGGCACGTGGACGGTTGAGATCTGAGTGTGAGACTTCGTCTTGGGGTGATATGTATCTTGGAAAATGTTATATTCGATATGCTGATCATGGGTTCAAACCTGAAAAAG GTAATGATAATAATAACTATAattttaatgataataattaTAACTATGATTATAATTATGATGGattgaaagaaagaaagaaatcaaAACGAGTGAAGAAACTGGCGATTACAATTGGTGCCTCGGTTGGAGGGGCTTCTTTGATCACTGGTATCGTTGCTGGTATTATTATCTAcaaaaagagaggtacatgttTTAATTTTAAAACAATTATGTTAATAAACATACATCGTTATACTTTTTATTTGGAACATGTATATTGCTTGACAATAATCATTTGA
- the LOC111882777 gene encoding plasmodesmata-located protein 6 isoform X2, which produces MLQRALIFSSLIFGLLSVSAKNSIIYVKCSKLCFTTRTPYELNVNSLFKSIVNSASVSNFNQFTISPPGCSASDVVYGLFQCQGDLSNSDCRDCIISSVNQVASTCPRSTSGAIQLDGCFLKYDNTSFFGVEDKMEVTKSCGPPITGYTSVTMNLIDDALAYLIVGNGQYFRAGGSGSVQGVAQCVEDLSLSECEDCILEARGRLRSECETSSWGDMYLGKCYIRYADHGFKPEKGNDNNNYNFNDNNYNYDYNYDGLKERKKSKRVKKLAITIGASVGGASLITGIVAGIIIYKKRAKRCH; this is translated from the exons ATGCTACAACGAGctctcattttctcttctctcaTCTTCGGTCTTTTATCCGTTTCCGCCAAAAATTCCATAATATATGTTAAATGCTCTAAGCTTTGCTTCACCACGAGGACACCTTACGAGTTAAATGTCAACTCACTTTTCAAATCGATAGTCAACTCAGCCTCCGTCTCCAACTTCAACCAATTCACAATCTCTCCTCCTGGATGCTCAGCAAGCGATGTTGTTTACGGCCTCTTTCAGTGTCAAGGCGACCTTAGCAACTCAGATTGCAGAGACTGTATAATCAGCTCTGTGAATCAAGTAGCGAGCACATGTCCTCGGTCAACCAGTGGAGCCATACAGTTAGATGGGTGCTTTCTAAAATACGATAATACATCGTTTTTTGGAGTTGAAGACAAGATGGAGGTGACGAAAAGTTGTGGCCCTCCGATAACTGGTTATACTTCGGTTACTATGAACCTTATAGATGATGCCCTCGCATATCTAATTGTTGGCAATGGACAATACTTTCGTGCTGGAGGGTCTGGCAGTGTGCAGGGTGTAGCACAATGCGTAGAAGATTTGAGTCTAAGCGAGTGTGAAGATTGCATCTTGGAGGCACGTGGACGGTTGAGATCTGAGTGTGAGACTTCGTCTTGGGGTGATATGTATCTTGGAAAATGTTATATTCGATATGCTGATCATGGGTTCAAACCTGAAAAAG GTAATGATAATAATAACTATAattttaatgataataattaTAACTATGATTATAATTATGATGGattgaaagaaagaaagaaatcaaAACGAGTGAAGAAACTGGCGATTACAATTGGTGCCTCGGTTGGAGGGGCTTCTTTGATCACTGGTATCGTTGCTGGTATTATTATCTAcaaaaagagag CAAAGAGATGCCATTAA